One Podospora pseudopauciseta strain CBS 411.78 chromosome 4, whole genome shotgun sequence genomic window, CAGCATTTCCAAATATTGTCACCAACAAGGAGTTAACATAGAGGATTATATATCCGAAGGCTCTCAATCGTGTGCAATCATGTCTGGCTGAATTTCGGATGGTGAGCCGTGCAaatgggtggtggttcaaGTACCCTAACCCCGGTTGCTTTGAAGGCGTGTGATTGGTCAGCACGCAGAAACCAATAACAAAGGCTGAGGGTTTCAAATAAGGTAACTCTAGGAGGATGGGCTCACATCTTTGCGCCGTGGCTTCATGACGTGCCAGTAGAGCACGGGTCCTGCCAAACTTGTAGACACTTTCAAGATTAGGTAAGCCTTCAATCAAGTTAAGCGTTTGCTATTCCAGTTAAAACCAGGTGGTCGATGTGCCAAGCCAAGTCATGCCGGCTTCGGCTTGTTTAAATCACCTGCAAAATGCGACCTGTCAGGTATCTTTTCTCTCCCACAAACTTCCAAAATACAGGTCCACTATTTACACCAACATTTCAAAGTTTTGAAGCTCAGCATGGAACCCTCACGTTTGCCTTTCCCTCATTTCCAAGAGCTCTTCGACGCCGAACAGCAAAAGCTCAATGTCatcgaaaagaaaagcaaaaagctCAGGAAGATAGCACTCTGCATCGATGAGATGGGTACGAAAGTCCTTGTTCAAACCTATAATATCCGATAGGAGTACTTGTCCGAATTCTCTCCCCGATATGACAGTCTCGATAAGCTTAAGGAGGATGCCATGGTGTTTTGTCATGCCGTCTGCGACAGCATGGAACTTGCGGCTAGAGTAACATCAACCGTGGCACAAGCCACGTCCGTTTTGCCTGAGAAGGTTGCCAAGTCAAGATAGTGCATCGACTCGCTGTGTGAAAACGGATGGTCTAATAGAAGAGATAAACCACTGGAGTAATGTGGGATGGCTTAACCGATGCCTATGTAGGGGGGAGGTGCTTAGAAATATATTGGACGATATGGATAGACGGTTACGCCTCCGGAGGAGTGTTGCTATGCGCGACGCTATTTATTAGATCGTACTGTTTTACTTTAGTTATTTCCGCGAAGATAATATACGGATTATACCTAAGGTAAATCAGGGTTTAGTAACGGGCCGGTAGAGATGAAGTATACCCGAATTTTTTCATTTTTCGGCTTTACCTTACAGCTATATTAttactaaagtaaatataatactattattttGGCTaggtaatatataaatatcgagaagaaaggaagtaATATGTATCTAGTTTACTAAGGgattttaaaaaaaacttaaagaataaaaatgAAATACTAAACTTTATCATTTATTAATAAATCTAaactaaaataatattataattttcgATAACTCTAACTTATATAATGAACCCCAGTAATGAACATTATTATTAgttataacttttttttataaagtcGAATAACCGATAGTGTTAAGTAagttaaataaatatatataaggaaTCAAATTGTGATAAActcctatccagaacctcttaaagggatactggttgaaggcacttctgaacaatcctggttcggtacagctaaacagtgtacaacaaatagcttgtctcaatcacaacagtctagataccaacgattgtgatttgtattgcatactgcggaactgtctatctacaccagccagttcctccgtatatatagaccttgatCCCCcaggtacctccgtacctgGCTCACCTCTGCTAAGAGGTGAGCCTCGCATTACCCTGCAGCCCCGCCGTTGTGCCTTTCTTCCCTGGTTGGCTACCCCGGCCCACTGCAGTCTTCGCTCGGTCTTGCTATATGGTTGATCTGTGACATCAATAAATCAATAAATAACTTACGGCTTCCTATAAAGGATTACTAAAATACTATTATCACTTAATTACTTTCTCTTCTCTAACCACTCTAGAGTTTGGCCTCGCGAGAGGGCTTGCGGTAACTCCATCAAAAGCTTCCTCATGGACACTGTTCCCAGCATAGTGAACTTCAGCGTCTGCCCTACGTCTTCCAGCTTCCGGGCGAATACTTGTAGCTCATAATCACAAACAACCGTAAGGTTTACCCCAACCATCGTTGAAGCGAGCCACAGCAATAACATCTTGACTTCCGGGTCGCCACCAAAAGCTCCACAGCCCCATGGACCGGTTTTGATCTCGGATATGGTACCGTCCAAGCTTGAAGAAAACGCCGTATACGCTTTTGCTATTTCCCGTTCCATATTCCTCGGGTCCAAATCGGCAAGTCTCCCATCATTCACCAGATCCAGTTCTAGAGCATCCATAAAAAGCATCGTACGGAACTTCCAAGCTGCATCACCACCCTGTTGAGGATCCAACATACTTCCAACAATGATATCTCTTCCCTTGCCAACAATATTGACCATAGCCTGTGCCCCACGCACCTTTAGCACCTGTTCATCTCCAAGTGGCGGGGTAAACAAGACAATAGGACACGCTTCAGGCGATATCCCAACATGAACCTCCTCCTGAGTAGCAGACTGCCCAAACCCAACGACCCTGTTTGCCGAGATCACCACAGCTTGTCTATCGCCATCACCCACTCCTAGGCTACCCGGCAAAGTGTCATAtgtctccaccaccacgaccttCAGTTCACTAAGTGGTCGATCTTGCGCAAATATCTCGTCGTAGTTCTCTGGCAAGGAATGCAAAGAATATTCCACAACCCAACCGTCCATTTTCTTCTCGTCACAAAGAACATCCCCAAAGTACAGCATCAAGGCCCGGAGATATCCCCTCACGGCAACAGGATGCCTCTGCTGAGAAGAATACCATATCCCAAAGTCGTGCGTCCCGTCGTCGTCCCGAAATGGTGGTAAACTCAGTGTGCGGAGAAATTGGTGCACAACCAAGCAAGCTATTTGCCTGCGGGAGAAGGGCAAGCTGTAATTCTCCCTGCTGAGCACAGGGATTCGGCCGTTCTGAAACAGACCTGGCATTTGTAGCGCTATATCCACGATACGAGGCCATACTTTTGCGAAGAAGACCTCGGCAGTGTCGAACGACGTGGCGATTGCATCTATTAGAAGCTCATAATCCCCCGCTGGCTGTGATGTTGCGCGCAGAATGACAGATATTGTGTCCAGAATGTCGACTAATCCAGTAGTAGAGTTGACAGGCCGGCAGAGGATTGCCTCAAGGACGGGCCAGAATGGGACTTGTCCATTCTCGTCCTCGGCTTGATCACCTGTTGGGTGGAGGCTGAAGCGGTCGGTGCATTTGTATTCGGGGGAGAAAGGGAGGAGGTAGAATtttgggtgtggtggtgacattTCGGGGCTTCTAAACTGACGGCGATCTGCCAGTGTTTGGGTAGACAATCTAGACCCAGGCTCAGAGGGAAGGAAGCTTGTCGACACCCGCGCGGGAGAGCCGCTGATTGCACAGCCACGACCCTTAACCCGAGTGTGAGTCACAGAACGCACAGAACAGTCCAGGAAGTCAATGGCGTTTGTTACGGAGAAATAATAGCTCAAGAAGGAGTTTTCCTCATTGGAAGCCAAATATACAATGGTCTAAGATGATGCTGGAGAGTTCGAGCTACGTCTCTGGTCACAGGGTAggcaagggttagggttgtatAATGAGTTGATATCTGCTTGTGCCCAATGCAATTTCCCACAATAACTGTACACTCAATTTCTTTGCAAAAGGTATCACTGGCTAATTCAACTGCTACTATCAATTTCAGCACTGGTGAGCTCCCTTGCGAtgatatcctcctcaactGGTGTGAACTGGTGATGCTTCGAATTCATGATGAATCATTTCCATTGTGCAGCCCTTTCATTGGTCAGAAGCACAACTCGGTGGCGATGCAGTATGCCGCTTCACCACATTTGGCTAGCACGATC contains:
- a CDS encoding hypothetical protein (COG:T; EggNog:ENOG503P16Z), whose protein sequence is MSPPHPKFYLLPFSPEYKCTDRFSLHPTGDQAEDENGQVPFWPVLEAILCRPVNSTTGLVDILDTISVILRATSQPAGDYELLIDAIATSFDTAEVFFAKVWPRIVDIALQMPGLFQNGRIPVLSRENYSLPFSRRQIACLVVHQFLRTLSLPPFRDDDGTHDFGIWYSSQQRHPVAVRGYLRALMLYFGDVLCDEKKMDGWVVEYSLHSLPENYDEIFAQDRPLSELKVVVVETYDTLPGSLGVGDGDRQAVVISANRVVGFGQSATQEEVHVGISPEACPIVLFTPPLGDEQVLKVRGAQAMVNIVGKGRDIIVGSMLDPQQGGDAAWKFRTMLFMDALELDLVNDGRLADLDPRNMEREIAKAYTAFSSSLDGTISEIKTGPWGCGAFGGDPEVKMLLLWLASTMVGVNLTVVCDYELQVFARKLEDVGQTLKFTMLGTVSMRKLLMELPQALSRGQTLEWLEKRK